A DNA window from Haloactinospora alba contains the following coding sequences:
- a CDS encoding transposase family protein: MRYPLPLLLILALLAATGGAKTFLETAEHAADLPAWLLSELGACSCAVTPSGWTFSRMLGRVDHDEPDQAFSGWTAQGAESAETVTVDGKTMQAAHTGQTDMPQTQVVAAMNSHGEVLGQSAVAAGDENAAAEAFHATLKRETLHGRGLKRWPRSVEATR; this comes from the coding sequence GTGCGGTATCCGTTGCCATTACTGTTGATCCTGGCGCTGCTGGCCGCGACCGGCGGCGCGAAGACGTTCCTGGAGACCGCCGAGCATGCCGCGGACCTGCCGGCCTGGCTGCTGAGCGAGCTCGGGGCGTGTTCCTGCGCGGTTACCCCGTCGGGCTGGACCTTCTCCCGGATGCTGGGCAGGGTCGATCACGACGAGCCCGACCAGGCCTTCTCCGGTTGGACGGCCCAGGGTGCAGAGTCGGCCGAGACCGTCACCGTCGATGGCAAGACGATGCAGGCGGCACACACTGGCCAGACCGACATGCCGCAAACCCAGGTAGTAGCCGCGATGAACTCCCACGGCGAGGTGCTGGGCCAGTCCGCCGTGGCCGCCGGTGACGAGAACGCCGCGGCCGAGGCCTTCCACGCCACCCTGAAACGTGAAACCCTCCACGGCCGCGGCCTGAAACGCTGGCCTAGATCGGTGGAGGCCACCCGGTGA
- a CDS encoding O-methyltransferase: MTPATEIINPHLHAYLTAHSTPPDGLLEDLASETARLYPDSTGLQISPEQGTLMTLLAQLSSARDAVEIGTFTGYSSVCIARGLLPGGTLLTCDVSEEWVSVAQRYWERAGLSDTVTPRLGPALDTLAELPEEPRFDLAFVDADKERYVDYWEALLPRLRPGGALLVDNALAVSQGSVTDDPLPTPALRYIRDFNDHAAADGRVDVVVVPIGDGLTLARKRP; this comes from the coding sequence GTGACACCTGCGACAGAGATCATCAACCCGCACCTGCACGCCTACCTCACGGCGCACAGCACCCCGCCCGACGGGCTGCTCGAGGACCTCGCCTCGGAGACCGCACGGCTCTACCCCGACTCGACCGGCCTGCAGATCTCCCCGGAGCAGGGGACCCTCATGACGCTGCTGGCGCAGCTGTCCTCCGCGCGGGACGCGGTCGAGATCGGCACGTTCACCGGTTACTCCTCGGTCTGCATCGCCCGGGGCCTGCTGCCGGGCGGGACGCTGCTGACGTGCGACGTCAGCGAGGAGTGGGTATCCGTCGCCCAGCGTTACTGGGAACGGGCCGGCCTCTCCGACACGGTCACCCCCCGCCTCGGTCCGGCGCTCGACACGCTGGCGGAGCTTCCCGAGGAGCCACGGTTCGACCTGGCGTTCGTCGACGCCGACAAGGAACGCTACGTCGACTACTGGGAGGCTCTCCTCCCCCGTCTGCGGCCGGGCGGCGCGCTGCTCGTGGACAACGCCCTGGCGGTGTCGCAGGGGAGTGTCACCGACGACCCCCTCCCCACCCCCGCGCTCCGGTACATCCGCGACTTCAACGACCACGCGGCGGCCGACGGGCGCGTGGACGTGGTCGTGGTACCCATCGGTGACGGGCTCACCCTGGCGCGTAAACGCCCCTAG
- a CDS encoding exonuclease SbcCD subunit D, with product MRLLHTSDWHLGRSFHRESLLDAQAAFLDHLITTVRSERVDVVLVSGDLYDRALPPVEAVRLFDEALHRIHATGARAVLIGGNHDSLGRIDYASGLIDTAGIHVRGSPDHLADPVVIEDGHGPVAFYPVPYLEPDLLRHRWELTERSHEAAMEHAMRRIRADLARRPAHTRSVVLSHAFVTGGSASDSERDISVGGATHVPASLFDGVDYAALGHLHGSQLMRPHVRYSGSPLAYSFSEENHTKGSWLVDLGPGGVTAAEFVPAPVWRPIARISGRIGDLLSEPGWERYTDHWLQVTVTDPVRPTFPMDRLRERFPHTLHLDFAPDGDGEPADRSWAQRVTNRSERELALDFVSWARGADPTEEEQRLLRTAFDDINRREVTR from the coding sequence ATGCGACTGCTGCACACCTCGGACTGGCACCTGGGAAGGTCCTTCCACCGCGAGAGCCTGCTCGACGCGCAGGCGGCCTTCCTCGACCACCTGATCACCACTGTCCGGTCGGAACGCGTCGACGTGGTGCTGGTCTCCGGTGACCTCTACGACCGCGCCCTGCCCCCCGTGGAGGCGGTGCGGCTGTTCGACGAGGCGCTGCACCGGATCCACGCCACGGGCGCGCGGGCCGTGCTCATCGGCGGCAACCACGACTCCCTGGGGCGGATCGACTACGCCTCCGGACTCATCGACACCGCGGGTATCCACGTGCGCGGCTCCCCCGACCACCTCGCCGACCCGGTGGTGATCGAGGACGGACACGGCCCGGTCGCCTTCTACCCGGTCCCCTACCTGGAACCCGACCTCCTCCGGCACCGGTGGGAACTCACCGAACGCAGCCACGAGGCGGCCATGGAACACGCCATGCGCCGCATCCGCGCCGACCTGGCACGGCGCCCCGCGCACACCCGCTCGGTGGTGTTGTCGCACGCGTTCGTGACCGGCGGGTCCGCCTCCGACAGTGAACGCGACATCTCGGTGGGGGGCGCGACACACGTCCCCGCGTCGCTGTTCGACGGGGTCGACTACGCGGCCCTGGGGCACCTGCACGGTAGCCAGCTCATGCGGCCGCACGTGCGCTACTCCGGTTCCCCCCTGGCCTACTCCTTCTCGGAGGAGAACCACACCAAGGGGTCCTGGCTCGTCGACCTGGGGCCCGGCGGGGTGACAGCGGCCGAGTTCGTTCCGGCCCCGGTGTGGCGTCCGATCGCGCGCATCAGCGGCCGGATCGGGGACCTCCTCTCCGAACCGGGCTGGGAGCGCTACACCGACCACTGGCTGCAGGTCACGGTGACCGACCCCGTGCGTCCCACCTTCCCCATGGACCGGCTGCGGGAGCGCTTCCCGCACACGCTCCATCTGGACTTCGCCCCCGACGGGGACGGGGAACCCGCCGACCGGTCATGGGCCCAACGCGTCACCAACCGTTCGGAGCGCGAACTGGCACTGGACTTCGTGTCGTGGGCCCGGGGCGCGGACCCCACCGAGGAGGAGCAGCGGCTGCTGCGCACCGCGTTCGACGACATCAACAGGCGGGAGGTCACACGCTGA